The Paenibacillus sp. FSL R7-0204 genome includes a region encoding these proteins:
- the parE gene encoding DNA topoisomerase IV subunit B: MLEQIDMFAKVSKNGEASRTGYDADDIQVLEGLVAVRKRPGMYIGSTSSSGLHHLVWEIVDNAVDEHLAKYCSKIDITLRKDGSVTVIDNGRGIPTGMHKTGVPTPQVVFTILHAGGKFGGSGYKKSGGLHGVGASVTNALSEWLEVEIYREGKIHRQRFEYWVDKNGKEHVGEPVTGLEILGNTNKTGSKITFKPDIRVFSAGIALSYDTLAERVQEIAFLNSGLRIVLSDERSGRQDEFFYEGGASQFVQFLNEGKDVLHDVIHFSSEKDEIEVEIALQYNAGYTETIASFVNSIPTRSGGTHETGFKTAYTRVLNDYARRTQLLKEKDKNLEGNDLREGMMAVISIKMSDVEFVGQTKDQLGSASARSAVDFIVSERMARFLEENPQVAQSLLKKSIQASKAREAARKARDEIRSGKKRSESSNLGGKLSPAQSKDVTRTEIFIVEGDSAGGSAKQGRDSKIQAILPLKGKPMNPEKAKLLDILKNDEYKAIISAIGAGIGPDFAVEDSNYSKIIIMTDADTDGAHIQVLLLTFFYRYMKPLIDAGKVYIAQPPLYKLTRKSGKLETVRYAWSDEELQNYLKEFGKNFELQRYKGLGEMNPDQLWETTMNPESRTLLQVQIEDAAKAERRVSTLMGDKVDPRKRWIVENVDFTEIVE, from the coding sequence ATGCTCGAACAGATCGATATGTTTGCAAAAGTCTCTAAGAACGGCGAAGCCAGCCGGACTGGATACGATGCTGACGACATTCAGGTGCTCGAAGGTCTGGTTGCGGTCCGCAAACGGCCCGGCATGTATATTGGCAGTACGAGTTCCTCGGGTCTGCACCATTTAGTATGGGAAATAGTGGATAATGCCGTAGACGAGCATTTGGCGAAGTATTGCTCGAAGATTGATATCACCCTCCGCAAAGACGGATCGGTGACCGTGATTGATAACGGACGCGGAATACCAACCGGAATGCACAAGACAGGAGTCCCAACACCGCAGGTGGTATTCACCATTTTGCACGCAGGCGGCAAATTCGGCGGCTCCGGATACAAGAAGTCGGGCGGCCTGCACGGCGTCGGGGCTTCGGTAACCAACGCGTTGTCCGAGTGGCTGGAAGTAGAGATCTACCGGGAAGGAAAAATTCACCGCCAGCGCTTTGAATACTGGGTCGACAAGAACGGCAAAGAGCATGTCGGTGAGCCTGTAACCGGTCTTGAGATACTGGGAAATACGAATAAAACCGGTTCGAAGATTACCTTCAAGCCGGATATTCGCGTCTTCTCCGCAGGCATTGCGCTGAGTTATGATACGCTGGCTGAACGGGTACAGGAGATTGCTTTCCTGAATTCCGGCCTGAGGATCGTTCTGAGCGATGAGCGAAGCGGGCGTCAGGACGAATTCTTCTACGAAGGCGGCGCCAGCCAGTTCGTGCAATTCCTGAACGAAGGCAAGGATGTCCTGCACGATGTGATCCATTTCAGCTCCGAGAAGGATGAGATCGAGGTGGAAATCGCGCTGCAGTATAATGCGGGGTATACGGAGACGATCGCTTCTTTTGTCAACTCCATTCCTACCCGCAGCGGGGGAACGCACGAGACAGGCTTCAAGACAGCCTATACCCGTGTGCTGAATGATTACGCCCGCCGGACACAGCTGCTCAAGGAGAAGGACAAGAATCTGGAGGGCAATGATCTGCGTGAAGGCATGATGGCGGTCATCAGCATCAAGATGTCGGATGTGGAGTTTGTCGGACAGACGAAGGATCAGCTCGGAAGCGCATCTGCCCGCAGCGCGGTGGACTTCATTGTCTCTGAGCGGATGGCGCGGTTCCTGGAAGAGAACCCTCAGGTCGCACAGAGCCTGCTGAAGAAGTCGATTCAGGCCTCCAAGGCACGTGAAGCGGCCCGCAAAGCCCGGGATGAGATCCGCAGCGGCAAGAAGCGCAGTGAGAGTTCGAACCTGGGCGGCAAGCTGTCGCCTGCACAGTCCAAGGACGTTACACGTACCGAGATCTTCATCGTTGAGGGCGATTCGGCCGGAGGCTCCGCGAAGCAGGGCCGGGATTCCAAGATTCAGGCGATCCTGCCGTTGAAGGGCAAGCCGATGAACCCCGAAAAGGCCAAGCTGCTGGATATCCTGAAGAATGACGAATACAAGGCGATCATTTCGGCAATCGGTGCGGGAATCGGGCCTGATTTTGCCGTGGAGGACAGCAATTATTCCAAAATCATCATTATGACCGATGCCGATACGGACGGAGCGCATATCCAGGTGCTGCTGCTGACCTTCTTCTACCGCTACATGAAGCCTCTGATCGATGCCGGCAAGGTCTATATCGCCCAGCCGCCGCTGTATAAGCTGACGCGCAAATCGGGCAAGCTGGAGACGGTCCGTTATGCCTGGAGCGATGAGGAATTGCAGAATTATCTGAAGGAATTCGGGAAGAATTTCGAGCTGCAGCGCTACAAGGGACTGGGTGAGATGAACCCGGACCAGCTGTGGGAGACTACGATGAATCCCGAATCGCGTACGCTGCTTCAGGTGCAGATCGAGGATGCCGCCAAGGCGGAACGCCGCGTCTCCACCCTGATGGGTGATAAAGTCGATCCGCGTAAGCGCTGGATTGTCGAGAACGTCGACTTCACCGAGATCGTGGAGTAA
- a CDS encoding class I SAM-dependent methyltransferase translates to MYIASDWKDYEVIDTGGGEKLERWGDIILRRPDPQIIWPLASESAKWRDVHGHYHRSSAGGGQWEMKKTIPEDWKISYGKLKFHLRPTNFKHTGLFPEQAANWRWMMDKIAAANRPISVLNLFAYTGGATVAAASAGASVVHVDAAKGMVQWAKENVALSGLADKPLRFITDDVFKFVQREQRRGSKYDAIIMDPPSYGRGPGGEMWKLESSLYPFLESCMEIMSDRPLFMLINSYTTGISPTVLRNMLSMTMGKRYGGKLNSGEIGLPITASGMNLPCGILGRWEA, encoded by the coding sequence ATGTATATAGCCAGTGATTGGAAAGACTATGAAGTGATCGATACCGGGGGCGGGGAGAAGCTCGAACGCTGGGGTGATATTATCCTGCGCCGGCCGGACCCGCAGATCATCTGGCCACTGGCCAGCGAGAGCGCCAAGTGGCGGGATGTGCACGGACATTATCACCGCAGCTCCGCCGGAGGCGGGCAGTGGGAGATGAAGAAGACGATACCGGAGGACTGGAAAATCAGCTACGGCAAGCTGAAGTTCCACCTCCGCCCGACGAACTTCAAGCACACCGGGCTGTTCCCTGAGCAGGCGGCCAACTGGCGCTGGATGATGGACAAGATCGCAGCGGCTAACCGGCCGATCTCCGTCCTCAACCTGTTCGCATATACCGGCGGAGCCACTGTTGCGGCAGCAAGTGCCGGAGCCTCCGTCGTGCATGTCGATGCGGCCAAAGGAATGGTTCAATGGGCCAAAGAGAATGTAGCCCTGTCCGGTCTTGCCGACAAGCCGCTCCGCTTCATTACCGATGATGTATTCAAATTCGTCCAGCGCGAACAACGCCGCGGCAGTAAATATGATGCCATTATTATGGACCCGCCGTCCTATGGAAGAGGACCGGGCGGTGAAATGTGGAAGCTCGAATCCAGTCTCTATCCGTTCCTGGAGAGCTGCATGGAGATTATGAGCGACCGTCCGTTATTCATGCTTATTAACTCCTACACAACCGGCATCTCGCCAACCGTACTGCGCAACATGCTGTCGATGACCATGGGCAAGCGCTATGGCGGCAAGCTGAATTCCGGTGAGATCGGCTTACCGATTACAGCCTCCGGCATGAATCTGCCCTGCGGGATTCTGGGCCGCTGGGAGGCGTAA
- a CDS encoding GDSL-type esterase/lipase family protein, with protein sequence MKDSKWTWRTVSLVSILATLLLITGFVYAVGDILNPKGEQFLSSLPQETAAPTAAASDEYKILALGDSLAKGTGDNSGQGFVKRTVDALSANGGKAELLGNMGINGLTTAALQSKLQEEGVQYALRQANVILISIGGNDLFRGSDIMGTGGSSGQAAASAKPSEQAAPQSTEAPANNKVEGVAPVPTASAGDLTPESLLSALPGAAKRLGSILDTVAEVNPQAQVYYIGLYNPFGDIEGLLIPGNQAVTAWNNAAMDMINRHQNMTLVPTFDLFDRHLAKYLSSDHFHPNGDGYQRMSERIVQAVR encoded by the coding sequence TTGAAGGATTCCAAATGGACCTGGAGGACAGTGAGCCTGGTGTCCATCCTGGCAACTTTACTTTTGATTACAGGATTTGTGTATGCAGTGGGCGATATCCTGAACCCGAAGGGAGAGCAATTTCTCTCCTCCCTTCCGCAGGAGACGGCTGCACCGACAGCCGCGGCAAGTGACGAATACAAGATCCTGGCGCTTGGCGATTCTCTGGCCAAAGGGACCGGCGACAACTCCGGGCAGGGGTTTGTTAAACGGACCGTGGATGCCTTGTCGGCCAATGGAGGAAAGGCAGAATTGCTGGGCAATATGGGCATTAACGGCCTGACCACAGCAGCCTTGCAGAGCAAGCTTCAGGAGGAAGGGGTGCAGTACGCGCTGCGTCAGGCGAATGTGATCCTGATCTCCATCGGCGGGAACGATCTGTTCCGGGGCTCGGATATTATGGGCACAGGCGGTAGCAGCGGACAAGCAGCCGCCTCAGCGAAGCCTTCGGAGCAAGCGGCACCTCAGAGCACAGAAGCCCCTGCGAATAACAAGGTAGAAGGCGTAGCGCCGGTTCCCACTGCATCTGCTGGCGATCTGACCCCGGAATCGCTCCTCTCCGCGCTGCCGGGGGCCGCTAAACGGCTGGGCAGCATACTGGATACAGTTGCAGAAGTGAATCCGCAGGCCCAGGTCTATTATATTGGACTGTATAATCCCTTCGGAGATATCGAGGGGCTATTAATTCCTGGTAATCAGGCGGTAACGGCTTGGAATAATGCGGCGATGGATATGATCAACAGACATCAGAACATGACGCTTGTCCCGACCTTTGATCTGTTTGACCGCCATTTGGCGAAATACCTGTCGAGCGATCATTTTCACCCGAACGGGGACGGTTATCAGCGGATGAGCGAGCGGATTGTACAAGCCGTTCGTTGA
- a CDS encoding ABC transporter permease produces the protein MINLLPLIRNECLKIIKKKRFYIILLILLVLVPMFTYAQMRIAERSRDKFNSDWRLEIQQQITDNQNSLGSDRIPEEWKSYRRIFLQQLQYYLDHDVNPKEPSGVTFTREFVNNSVSLFIPLLIMAVASDLVSGERTTGTIKMLLTRPVRRWKVLFSKMVALLMFVSLIVLSVFVISYLVSGLAFGYKGFNVPVFTGFQLNGDTVDMSKVHAVEQWKYLLMQGGLIWYVSIVVALLAFMVSVLVRSTAASIVVMMAALIAGTILTNMASAWTAAKYLFMVNMELTTYLAGTPAPIEGMTLGFSMAVLGIWGLAAVIISFAVFTKRDILN, from the coding sequence TTGATTAACCTGCTGCCGCTCATCCGAAATGAGTGCCTGAAGATTATTAAAAAGAAACGTTTCTATATCATCCTGCTTATCCTGCTCGTGCTGGTGCCAATGTTTACCTATGCGCAAATGCGCATAGCCGAGCGCAGCCGTGACAAATTTAACTCTGACTGGAGACTGGAGATCCAGCAGCAGATTACCGACAATCAGAACTCGCTCGGCAGCGACCGGATTCCGGAGGAATGGAAGTCGTACCGGCGGATTTTTCTGCAGCAATTGCAGTATTATCTGGATCATGATGTGAATCCGAAGGAGCCGAGCGGAGTAACGTTCACCCGGGAGTTTGTCAATAATTCCGTCTCCCTGTTCATTCCGCTGCTGATCATGGCGGTTGCCTCCGACCTGGTCTCCGGGGAGCGGACGACAGGCACGATCAAAATGCTGCTGACCCGCCCGGTCAGACGCTGGAAGGTACTGTTCAGCAAAATGGTAGCGCTGCTGATGTTCGTCTCGCTGATCGTCCTGTCCGTATTCGTGATCAGCTATCTGGTCTCGGGGCTGGCTTTTGGCTATAAGGGATTCAATGTTCCGGTCTTTACAGGCTTTCAGCTTAACGGTGATACTGTGGATATGTCGAAGGTTCATGCCGTGGAGCAGTGGAAGTATCTGCTGATGCAGGGCGGGCTAATCTGGTATGTCAGCATCGTGGTGGCCCTGCTGGCCTTCATGGTGTCGGTGCTGGTCCGCAGCACGGCAGCGAGCATTGTAGTGATGATGGCGGCGCTGATTGCCGGAACCATCCTGACCAATATGGCTTCAGCCTGGACGGCGGCCAAATATTTATTTATGGTCAACATGGAGCTGACGACTTATTTAGCGGGCACTCCTGCGCCGATTGAGGGCATGACACTGGGCTTTTCGATGGCGGTTCTGGGCATTTGGGGGCTTGCGGCCGTAATCATTTCATTCGCCGTCTTTACGAAACGGGATATTTTGAATTAG
- a CDS encoding CAP domain-containing protein, which yields MKSKTLRRMIGGSVAAVMALGISLPLQANAAAAGAPAAAGSDMNFAQFMEYFTQNNSKAFVLDGNTYTVTKTFVFTTPAAAAHAAQPVAPAKPVATAAPVATAAPVATAKPAPAPVATAKPVVTPAPAPSAVPAVGTNASSYTQQVVALVNKERAAAGLAPVSALDSLNKVAAAKATDMRSNNYFSHTSPTYGSPFDMMSAFGITYKAAGENIAMGQKTPQEVMTAWMNSPGHKANILSANFNYIGVGFDNNYWVQEFIGK from the coding sequence ATGAAAAGCAAGACTTTGAGAAGAATGATAGGTGGAAGCGTAGCCGCTGTTATGGCGCTTGGCATTTCTCTTCCATTACAAGCAAACGCAGCAGCAGCCGGTGCCCCTGCGGCAGCCGGATCAGATATGAATTTCGCACAGTTCATGGAATATTTCACACAGAACAATTCGAAGGCTTTCGTACTGGATGGCAATACGTATACTGTCACTAAAACCTTTGTATTTACAACACCAGCTGCAGCTGCCCATGCAGCACAGCCGGTAGCTCCGGCAAAGCCGGTTGCTACAGCAGCACCAGTGGCTACAGCAGCACCGGTAGCAACTGCTAAGCCAGCTCCGGCACCCGTTGCCACTGCGAAGCCTGTGGTAACCCCGGCCCCGGCACCATCTGCAGTTCCTGCGGTTGGTACTAACGCCTCCAGCTACACACAGCAAGTAGTTGCACTGGTGAATAAAGAGCGCGCTGCAGCTGGACTAGCCCCTGTCTCCGCACTGGACAGCCTGAACAAAGTGGCTGCGGCGAAGGCTACGGACATGCGCTCGAACAACTATTTCTCACACACTTCTCCGACCTACGGATCACCGTTCGATATGATGTCAGCCTTCGGCATTACGTATAAGGCGGCTGGCGAGAATATCGCTATGGGCCAGAAGACCCCTCAGGAAGTTATGACCGCGTGGATGAACAGCCCGGGTCATAAGGCTAACATCCTGAGCGCGAATTTCAACTACATCGGCGTTGGCTTCGATAATAACTACTGGGTCCAGGAATTCATCGGTAAATAA
- a CDS encoding MarR family winged helix-turn-helix transcriptional regulator, whose amino-acid sequence MHSTEFSKIWHKILKDYKLHMDSKLAPTLTDAQLTVLELLQERDAMKPSDLAPHLATSPAAVTMLLDRMEKHNLIVRERDASDRRIVWVSITETGQRETLRGLKVRSDFFAEALDPISSHNQQLLLYLMGKMAVAPAVDDAASVQSV is encoded by the coding sequence GTGCACTCCACTGAATTCAGTAAAATCTGGCATAAGATATTAAAGGACTATAAGCTACATATGGACAGCAAGCTTGCCCCTACACTGACTGATGCCCAGCTAACCGTACTGGAATTGCTGCAGGAGCGTGATGCGATGAAGCCTTCTGATTTGGCCCCTCATCTGGCGACCAGCCCGGCGGCCGTGACGATGCTGCTTGACCGGATGGAGAAGCATAATCTGATTGTCCGTGAACGCGATGCCTCGGACCGCAGAATTGTCTGGGTGAGCATCACCGAGACAGGCCAGCGGGAGACGCTGCGCGGACTGAAGGTCCGAAGTGACTTTTTTGCAGAAGCGCTGGACCCTATTTCCTCCCATAACCAGCAGCTGCTGCTCTACCTCATGGGGAAGATGGCGGTTGCCCCGGCAGTGGATGACGCAGCTTCGGTACAGTCCGTATAA
- the gyrA gene encoding DNA gyrase subunit A codes for MSSLSEQFLPAFLEEVVGDRFGRYSKYIIQDRAIPDVRDGLKPVQRRILYAMYDSGNTPDKPYRKSAKTVGDVMGNYHPHGDSSIYDGMVRMAQPWKMGHVLVDGHGNWGSMDDDPAAAMRYTEARLSPIAMEMMRDIEKRTVLFKDNFDNTAKEPVVVPSRYPNLLVNGTSGISAGFATEIPPHNLREVIDACIAVMQKPDIALEDIMTFIKGPDFPTGGTIMGGDGIMDAYRSGKGRIYLRSKTEIENLRGGKQQIVITEVPFQIVKSRLVTSMENIRLEKKIEGIAEVRDESGREGLRIVVELKKEADAQGVLAYLLKKTDLQVTYNFNMVAIVNKAPQQLGLKAILEAYIAHQREVVTHRTRFDLERAEDRAHVLEGLVKALNILDEVIAAIKASKNRQDAQNNLVWMFGFSERQADSILTLQLYRLTNLEINSLQKELDEMLARIAVLQGILDSDKKLITVIRKELLEIRDKYGIDRRSLIQGEVEELKVNMEVLVNAEDVLVALSADGYIKRTSMLSFTRSGGERHSSGVKDGDHIVKLLDLNTRESLLVFTRKGQYFLLPVHQIPEFKWKEPGTAIVNVIGLNKGDSVVSVLPVGNLEDPLASLVFITRKGQVKRTELKEYSTSRSGAVAACKVAEGDEIITVAQSRGDKDIVLVTREGMSIRFRENEVNPMGRVATGVRGIQLREGDEVVSCFWVSEDEGEILAISDIGYAKRSLLVDYPSQSRGGKGMPTFEFKEGKRVRPNGSRLAGAFYCKEPLEVTAITQSGAVHSFSSESAPIAERRSTGKQLVAVEKKDEIAILFQAVK; via the coding sequence ATGAGCAGTTTATCAGAGCAATTTTTGCCGGCTTTTCTGGAAGAGGTCGTCGGTGACCGGTTTGGCCGGTATTCCAAATATATCATTCAGGACCGGGCGATCCCCGATGTGCGCGACGGGCTGAAGCCTGTGCAGCGCCGGATTCTGTATGCCATGTACGATTCCGGCAATACGCCGGATAAGCCATACCGCAAGTCGGCCAAAACCGTCGGTGACGTTATGGGTAACTACCATCCCCACGGGGATTCCTCGATCTACGACGGGATGGTGCGGATGGCACAGCCCTGGAAGATGGGGCATGTGCTGGTCGACGGACACGGCAACTGGGGGTCCATGGATGATGACCCGGCAGCGGCAATGCGTTATACAGAAGCGCGTCTGTCTCCGATTGCCATGGAGATGATGCGCGATATTGAGAAGCGCACCGTTCTGTTCAAGGACAACTTCGATAATACGGCCAAGGAGCCGGTGGTGGTCCCCTCCCGTTATCCGAACCTGCTGGTGAACGGGACGAGCGGGATCTCGGCCGGATTCGCCACAGAGATTCCACCGCATAACCTGCGGGAAGTCATCGACGCCTGTATCGCTGTCATGCAGAAGCCGGACATTGCGCTGGAGGATATCATGACCTTCATCAAGGGGCCGGATTTCCCGACAGGCGGAACCATTATGGGCGGAGACGGCATTATGGATGCTTACCGCAGCGGCAAAGGCCGTATCTATCTGCGTTCCAAGACGGAGATTGAGAACCTGCGTGGCGGGAAGCAGCAGATCGTGATTACCGAGGTGCCTTTCCAGATCGTGAAATCACGGCTGGTGACCTCCATGGAGAACATCCGTCTGGAGAAAAAGATCGAAGGGATCGCTGAGGTCCGCGATGAGAGCGGCCGTGAGGGCCTGCGCATCGTGGTGGAGCTGAAGAAGGAGGCAGATGCACAAGGCGTCTTAGCCTATCTGCTCAAAAAAACCGACCTCCAAGTCACCTACAACTTCAACATGGTAGCCATCGTTAACAAGGCTCCGCAGCAGCTGGGGCTCAAAGCGATCCTTGAAGCCTACATTGCTCATCAGCGTGAAGTGGTCACCCACCGTACCCGGTTCGATCTGGAGCGGGCGGAGGACCGTGCCCATGTCCTGGAGGGACTGGTCAAAGCGCTGAACATTCTGGATGAAGTGATCGCTGCCATCAAGGCTTCGAAGAACCGTCAGGATGCCCAGAATAATCTGGTCTGGATGTTCGGCTTTAGCGAAAGACAGGCTGATTCCATCCTTACCTTGCAGCTCTACCGACTTACTAATCTGGAGATTAACTCCCTTCAGAAGGAGCTGGATGAGATGCTGGCCCGGATAGCAGTGCTCCAGGGGATTCTGGACAGTGACAAGAAGCTGATTACCGTTATCCGCAAGGAGCTGCTGGAGATCCGTGACAAATACGGAATCGACCGCCGATCCCTGATTCAGGGAGAGGTAGAGGAGCTTAAGGTCAACATGGAGGTTCTGGTCAATGCGGAGGATGTACTGGTTGCACTCTCTGCGGACGGCTATATCAAGCGGACAAGCATGCTGTCCTTCACCCGCTCGGGCGGAGAACGCCACTCTTCAGGCGTCAAGGATGGCGATCATATCGTCAAGCTGCTGGATCTGAATACCCGGGAGAGCCTGCTCGTCTTCACCCGCAAGGGTCAATACTTCCTGCTTCCCGTGCATCAGATTCCAGAGTTCAAATGGAAAGAGCCGGGGACAGCCATCGTCAACGTCATCGGACTGAATAAGGGAGACAGTGTCGTCAGCGTACTGCCGGTCGGCAACCTGGAGGACCCGCTGGCTAGTCTGGTTTTCATCACCCGCAAGGGCCAGGTGAAGCGTACCGAGCTCAAGGAGTACTCTACAAGCCGTTCCGGCGCCGTTGCCGCCTGTAAGGTGGCCGAAGGTGATGAGATCATTACAGTCGCGCAGAGCAGGGGTGACAAGGACATCGTGTTGGTTACACGTGAGGGTATGAGCATCCGTTTCCGTGAGAATGAAGTGAATCCTATGGGCCGGGTGGCCACAGGGGTTAGGGGAATACAGCTCCGTGAAGGAGATGAGGTCGTCTCCTGCTTCTGGGTCAGTGAGGATGAAGGCGAGATCCTGGCTATATCTGACATCGGCTATGCCAAACGTTCCCTGCTGGTGGATTATCCTTCCCAGAGCCGCGGAGGCAAGGGGATGCCAACCTTCGAGTTCAAGGAAGGCAAGCGTGTCCGCCCGAACGGCAGCAGGCTTGCAGGCGCATTCTATTGCAAGGAGCCGCTGGAGGTGACCGCGATCACCCAGAGCGGCGCTGTACATTCCTTCTCTTCTGAGTCGGCACCGATTGCTGAGCGCCGTTCTACAGGCAAGCAGCTGGTTGCTGTCGAGAAGAAGGACGAGATCGCTATTCTTTTTCAGGCCGTCAAGTAA
- a CDS encoding RluA family pseudouridine synthase, translating into MTGTNNGAAGESGSSPSRFEILYEDNHLLGIVKPVNIPVQEDATGDPDLLTLLKEDVKERYAKPGNVFMGLVHRLDRPVGGAMIFAKTSKAASRLSASVRTHAFQKVYLTVVHGQLPGAEGRLEHTLLKDSKSNTVQAVREGTPGGKQAILDYTVIGTAEGYSLVRIDLLTGRSHQIRVQLSDIGCPLYGDQKYGAAVNRPGQQIALWSALTRFPHPVTKEEVELLSLPPRSYPWNLWTPQIQKQAIL; encoded by the coding sequence ATGACCGGAACGAATAACGGCGCAGCAGGAGAATCCGGCAGCAGCCCCTCCCGGTTCGAGATACTATATGAGGACAACCATCTGCTAGGCATTGTTAAGCCGGTCAACATTCCCGTTCAGGAGGATGCTACAGGCGACCCGGATCTCCTGACCCTGCTGAAGGAAGATGTGAAGGAACGCTACGCGAAGCCGGGCAACGTCTTCATGGGACTGGTTCACCGGCTGGACCGGCCTGTAGGCGGTGCGATGATCTTCGCCAAGACCTCGAAAGCAGCCTCCCGGCTATCCGCGAGTGTCCGCACCCACGCCTTCCAGAAGGTCTATCTGACAGTGGTGCATGGTCAGCTTCCGGGCGCAGAGGGCCGGTTGGAGCATACGCTGCTGAAGGACTCTAAGAGCAATACTGTCCAGGCTGTCCGGGAGGGAACGCCGGGCGGCAAGCAAGCTATCCTTGATTATACCGTGATTGGTACCGCAGAAGGCTATTCTCTCGTGAGGATTGACCTGCTGACCGGCCGCTCCCACCAGATCCGCGTTCAGCTAAGCGACATTGGCTGTCCGCTCTATGGAGATCAGAAGTACGGTGCGGCCGTGAACAGACCGGGACAGCAGATTGCATTATGGTCTGCACTCACCCGGTTCCCGCATCCGGTAACCAAAGAGGAAGTCGAGCTGCTCTCCCTGCCTCCCCGTTCCTATCCCTGGAATCTATGGACTCCGCAAATTCAAAAGCAGGCTATCCTTTAA
- a CDS encoding ABC transporter ATP-binding protein, with amino-acid sequence MARTIHESPGEEVVLSARGVRKKIGRKWIIDDVTFDVKKGEIFGFLGPNGAGKTTTIRMLVDLIRPSEGTITVCGYNVNRNPEKALQYVGSIVENPEVYTYLTGWENLQHFARMQPGVDAQRITEVVEIVRLDQRIQDKVSTYSLGMRQRLGIAQALLGRPRLLILDEPTNGLDPKGIKELREFIRKLADEGLAVFVSSHLLSEIQLLCDRVAIISKGRVLAVGAVDELVARNSPYVLWELEPLQRARDIMTGRPDIALFHLDEVTLDDSVIAGMGVNSLVTAMDEELIPEIVAVLVAQEVEVRAVHKINPTLEQLFLKLTEGEAID; translated from the coding sequence ATGGCGAGAACTATTCATGAGTCACCGGGGGAAGAAGTCGTTCTGTCCGCCCGGGGAGTCCGCAAAAAAATCGGCCGCAAATGGATTATAGATGATGTCACGTTTGATGTGAAAAAAGGCGAAATCTTCGGCTTTCTCGGTCCGAACGGAGCCGGCAAAACCACAACCATCCGCATGCTGGTGGACCTGATCCGCCCGAGCGAAGGGACGATTACCGTCTGCGGCTACAATGTGAACCGGAATCCGGAAAAAGCGCTGCAATACGTCGGTTCCATTGTCGAGAATCCCGAGGTCTACACGTATCTGACCGGCTGGGAGAACCTGCAGCATTTCGCCCGCATGCAGCCCGGAGTAGACGCGCAGCGGATTACCGAGGTCGTTGAGATCGTGCGGCTCGATCAGCGCATTCAAGATAAAGTCAGCACGTATTCGCTCGGTATGCGCCAGCGGCTCGGTATTGCCCAAGCCCTGCTCGGCCGTCCCCGGCTGCTGATTCTCGATGAGCCGACCAACGGCCTGGACCCGAAGGGGATCAAGGAGCTGCGCGAATTCATCCGTAAGCTGGCAGACGAAGGGCTGGCGGTCTTTGTGTCCAGTCATCTGCTGAGCGAAATTCAGCTGCTGTGCGACCGGGTAGCTATTATCAGCAAAGGCCGCGTACTCGCTGTAGGCGCTGTAGACGAATTGGTTGCCCGTAACTCACCGTATGTCCTGTGGGAGCTGGAGCCGCTTCAGCGGGCAAGAGACATCATGACCGGGCGGCCGGATATCGCGCTGTTTCATCTGGACGAGGTTACCCTGGATGACTCGGTCATCGCAGGCATGGGCGTGAATTCGCTGGTTACTGCAATGGACGAGGAGCTGATCCCGGAGATTGTTGCCGTGCTGGTTGCACAAGAGGTGGAAGTCCGGGCTGTGCATAAAATTAACCCTACACTGGAACAGCTATTCTTGAAGCTAACGGAAGGTGAAGCCATTGATTAA